A window of Lacibacter sediminis contains these coding sequences:
- the rpsK gene encoding 30S ribosomal protein S11: MAKAQQVSAKAAAKKRVVKIDSHGDAHISATFNNIIISLTNKQGQVISWSSAGKMGFKGSKKNTPYAAQVASAEAAKVAFDAGVKRVDVYVKGPGSGRESAIRALSQSGIEVAMIKDVTPLPHNGCRPPKKRRV, from the coding sequence ATGGCAAAAGCACAACAGGTGAGCGCTAAGGCAGCCGCCAAAAAAAGAGTTGTAAAGATTGATTCGCATGGTGACGCACATATCAGTGCGACTTTCAACAACATCATCATCAGCTTAACAAACAAACAAGGACAAGTTATTTCCTGGAGCAGCGCCGGTAAAATGGGCTTTAAAGGTTCTAAGAAAAACACTCCTTATGCTGCACAGGTAGCATCTGCAGAAGCTGCAAAAGTAGCTTTCGATGCTGGTGTTAAGCGTGTTGACGTATATGTAAAAGGACCCGGTTCTGGTCGTGAAAGCGCTATCCGTGCTTTATCACAATCAGGTATTGAAGTAGCAATGATCAAAGACGTTACTCCTTTACCACACAACGGTTGTCGTCCTCCTAAAAAGAGAAGAGTTTAA
- the ykgO gene encoding type B 50S ribosomal protein L36 translates to MKVRASIKKRSADCKIVRRKGKLYVINKKNPRFKQRQG, encoded by the coding sequence ATGAAAGTAAGAGCATCCATTAAGAAGCGTAGCGCCGACTGCAAGATCGTTCGCAGAAAAGGTAAGCTTTATGTGATCAACAAAAAGAATCCTCGCTTTAAGCAGCGTCAGGGATAA
- the rpsM gene encoding 30S ribosomal protein S13, with product MARIAGVDLPKNKRGEIGLTYIYGIGPSTAKYILEKSGIDVNKKVNQWNDDELNSIRNVITNEFKVEGQLRSEVQMSIKRLLDIACYRGLRHRKGLPVRGQRTKTNSRTRKGKRKTVAGKKKAAKK from the coding sequence ATGGCTCGTATTGCCGGTGTTGATTTACCAAAAAACAAAAGAGGAGAAATTGGCCTTACCTATATCTATGGTATTGGTCCTTCTACTGCTAAATACATCCTTGAGAAATCAGGTATTGATGTAAATAAAAAAGTGAACCAATGGAACGATGACGAATTGAATTCAATTCGTAACGTTATTACCAACGAGTTCAAAGTAGAAGGTCAGTTGCGTAGTGAAGTGCAAATGAGCATCAAGCGTTTGCTTGATATTGCTTGCTACCGTGGCTTACGTCACCGTAAAGGATTACCGGTTCGTGGACAGCGTACGAAAACAAACAGTCGCACACGTAAAGGTAAACGTAAGACAGTTGCAGGTAAGAAGAAAGCAGCTAAGAAATAA
- a CDS encoding DUF4136 domain-containing protein, translated as MKRLSIAFLPLLTLFLLASCKKNPIKNLTVEESWVYISSGNNGINFYNFSSVTIPDSIILISNRQGSNNYETNALAQSMINEVKATMQSRGYTLTGKNNNPDLGISIARIDNSYTNVAAFNGWWDPYYGYWDPTFWGYPGFGWAPTQFVFYNTTESAWAIDIIDLKNTSGNSLQILWSGTIRGEEIFNSQAVPLIVKGLFEIAPYIKRN; from the coding sequence ATGAAACGATTGAGCATTGCATTTTTACCGTTACTGACCCTTTTCTTGCTGGCCTCATGTAAGAAAAATCCAATAAAGAACCTGACTGTTGAAGAAAGCTGGGTTTATATCAGCAGTGGTAATAACGGCATTAACTTTTACAATTTTTCAAGTGTCACCATCCCCGATTCTATTATCCTTATCAGTAACAGGCAAGGGAGCAATAACTATGAAACAAATGCGCTTGCACAGTCTATGATCAATGAGGTGAAAGCAACAATGCAGTCTCGGGGTTACACGCTGACAGGTAAAAATAACAATCCAGACCTGGGTATCAGTATTGCACGGATAGATAACAGTTACACGAATGTTGCGGCCTTTAATGGCTGGTGGGATCCATATTATGGCTACTGGGATCCAACGTTCTGGGGCTATCCCGGCTTTGGTTGGGCTCCAACTCAATTTGTTTTTTATAATACAACTGAATCAGCATGGGCAATTGATATTATCGATCTAAAAAATACGAGTGGCAATTCGCTGCAGATATTATGGAGCGGCACCATTCGTGGTGAAGAAATATTTAATTCACAAGCTGTGCCTTTGATCGTGAAAGGTTTGTTTGAAATCGCACCTTATATCAAAAGAAATTAA
- the infA gene encoding translation initiation factor IF-1 — MAKQALIKQDGKILEALSNAMFRVQLENGHEILATISGKMRMHYIRILPGDKVGVEMSPYDLSRGRIIFRYK, encoded by the coding sequence ATGGCGAAACAAGCACTTATTAAACAGGACGGCAAAATTTTAGAAGCATTGAGCAATGCTATGTTTCGGGTGCAGCTTGAAAACGGGCATGAAATTTTGGCCACTATCTCAGGAAAAATGAGGATGCATTACATCCGTATTCTCCCTGGAGATAAAGTTGGGGTTGAAATGAGTCCTTACGATTTGAGCAGGGGCCGTATTATTTTCAGGTATAAGTAA
- the rpsD gene encoding 30S ribosomal protein S4 gives MARYTGPKTKISRIFGEPILGNGKWLGKNSNPPGQHGAQRKRKTLGEYALQLREKQKAKYTYGVLEKQFRKTFEEAARLKGVTGENLIRLLEARLDNTIYRLGIAPSRPAARQLVSHKHVTVNGYVVNVPSYQLKPGDIISLKDKSKDNASVTGPAKGKNPKFNWIDYNEAEMKGTFIAYPERESVPENIKEQLIVELYSK, from the coding sequence ATGGCACGTTACACTGGTCCCAAGACCAAGATCTCCCGTATTTTCGGTGAGCCAATTCTCGGCAATGGCAAATGGTTGGGTAAAAACAGCAACCCTCCCGGCCAACACGGCGCACAACGTAAACGTAAAACTTTAGGTGAATACGCTTTACAGCTGCGTGAAAAACAAAAAGCTAAGTACACTTATGGTGTATTAGAGAAGCAATTCCGTAAAACATTTGAAGAAGCTGCACGCTTGAAAGGTGTAACTGGTGAAAATCTGATCCGCCTCCTTGAAGCACGTTTGGATAACACGATCTATCGTTTAGGTATTGCTCCAAGCCGCCCTGCTGCACGCCAGTTGGTGAGCCACAAGCACGTTACTGTAAATGGTTATGTTGTGAATGTTCCTTCTTACCAACTGAAACCAGGTGATATCATTAGCTTGAAAGATAAGAGCAAGGATAACGCCTCTGTAACAGGCCCGGCAAAAGGAAAGAATCCTAAGTTTAACTGGATCGATTACAACGAAGCTGAAATGAAGGGTACATTCATTGCCTACCCTGAGCGTGAAAGTGTTCCTGAGAATATCAAGGAACAACTGATCGTGGAATTGTACAGCAAGTAA